One part of the Pithys albifrons albifrons isolate INPA30051 chromosome 21, PitAlb_v1, whole genome shotgun sequence genome encodes these proteins:
- the TLCD2 gene encoding TLC domain-containing protein 2: MPMAFSPGLLVVAGSFAAFRLLNRGLERLVPPPPSARRNRWKWRNIWTSLAHSVLSGGGALAGFYLHPELSKDLVGTHPPGAHSLVAVSVGYFLEDFVDMLCNQKLHQSWELLFHHSVVIVCFGIAVLLHQYVGFALVALLVEINSIFLHLRQILLMANLVHTTCYRLNSLINLGTYMVFRIATLAWMTHWLFLNRENVPPATHAVGTVGMAIMTPMNIILFYRLLRSDFFKSSRDMQQEKE; encoded by the exons ATGCCCATGGCTTTCAGCCCggggctgctggtggtggctggTTCCTTCGCCGCTTTCCGACTGCTGAACCGGGGGCTGGAGAGGCTGGTGCCGCCGCCGCCCTCGGCCCGGCGCAACCGCTGGAAGTGGCGCAACATCTGGACATCGCTGGCTCACAGCGTGCTCAGCGGCGGCGGAGCTCTGGCCGG GTTCTACCTCCACCCCGAGCTGTCCAAGGACCTAGTGGGCACACACCCACCCGGGGCACACAGCCTGGTCGCCGTGTCTGTAG GTTATTTCCTTGAAGATTTTGTTGACATGTTGTGCAATCAGAAACTTCACCAATCGTGGGAGCTGCTCTTCCATCACTCTGTG gtgattgtttgctttggaattgctgtgctgctccatcaGTATGTCGGGTTTGCCCTTGTGGCTTTACTGGTGGAGATCAACTCCATATTCCTCCACCTGCGGCAGATCCTGCTGATGGCCAACCTGGTGCACACCACCTGCTACCGCCTCAACAGCCTCATCAACCTGGGCACCTACATGGTGTTCCGCATTGCTACGCTGGCCTGGATGACTCACTGGCTCTTCCTCAACCGAGAGAACGTGCCCCCAGCAACGCACGCCGTGGGCACAGTGGGCATGGCAATCATGACACCCATGAACATCATCCTCTTCTACCGCCTGCTGCGTAGTGACTTCTTCAAATCCAGCCGGGAtatgcagcaggagaaggagtAA
- the PRPF8 gene encoding pre-mRNA-processing-splicing factor 8 codes for MAAVFPYRGGCAPVPNPLAPLPDYMSEEKLQEKARKWQQLQAKRYAEKRKFGFVDAQKEDMPPEHVRKIIRDHGDMTNRKFRHDKRVYLGALKYMPHAVLKLLENMPMPWEQIRDVPVLYHITGAISFVNEIPWVIEPVYIAQWGSMWIMMRREKRDRRHFKRMRFPPFDDEEPPLDYADNILDVEPLEAIQLELDPEEDAPVLDWFYDHQPLKDNRKYVNGSTYQRWQFTLPMMSTLYRLANQLLTDLVDDNYFYLFDLKAFFTSKALNMAIPGGPKFEPLVRDINLQDEDWNEFNDINKIIIRQPIRTEYKIAFPYLYNNLPHHVHLTWYHTPNVVFIKTEDPDLPAFYFDPLINPISHRHSVKSQEPLPDDDEEFELPEFVEPFLKDTPLYTDNTANGIALLWAPRPFNLRSGRTRRALDIPLVKNWYREHCPAGQPVKVRVSYQKLLKYYVLNALKHRPPKAQKKRYLFRSFKATKFFQSTKLDWVEVGLQVCRQGYNMLNLLIHRKNLNYLHLDYNFNLKPVKTLTTKERKKSRFGNAFHLCREVLRLTKLVVDSHVQYRLGNVDAFQLADGLQYIFAHVGQLTGMYRYKYKLMRQIRMCKDLKHLIYYRFNTGPVGKGPGCGFWAPGWRVWLFFMRGITPLLERWLGNLLARQFEGRHSKGVAKTVTKQRVESHFDLELRAAVMHDILDMMPEGIKQNKARTILQHLSEAWRCWKANIPWKVPGLPTPIENMILRYVKAKADWWTNTAHYNRERIRRGATVDKTVCKKNLGRLTRLYLKAEQERQHNYLKDGPYITAEEAVAVYTTTVHWLESRRFSPIPFPPLSYKHDTKLLILALERLKEAYSVKSRLNQSQREELGLIEQAYDNPHEALSRIKRHLLTQRAFKEVGIEFMDLYSHLVPVYDVEPLEKITDAYLDQYLWYEADKRRLFPPWIKPADTEPPPLLVYKWCQGINNLQDVWETSEGECNVMLESRFEKMYEKIDLTLLNRLLRLIVDHNIADYMTAKNNVVINYKDMNHTNSYGIIRGLQFASFIVQYYGLVMDLLVLGLHRASEMAGPPQMPNDFLSFQDVATEVAHPIRLFCRYIDRIHIFFRFTADEARDLIQRYLTEHPDPNNENIVGYNNKKCWPRDARMRLMKHDVNLGRAVFWDIKNRLPRSVTTVQWENSFVSVYSKDNPNLLFNMCGFECRILPKCRTSYEEFTHKDGVWNLQNEVTKERTAQCFLRVDDESMQRFHNRVRQILMASGSTTFTKIVNKWNTALIGLMTYFREAVVNTQELLDLLVKCENKIQTRIKIGLNSKMPSRFPPVVFYTPKELGGLGMLSMGHVLIPQSDLRWSKQTDVGITHFRSGMSHEEDQLIPNLYRYIQPWESEFIDSQRVWAEYALKRQEAIAQNRRLTLEDLEDSWDRGIPRINTLFQKDRHTLAYDKGWRVRTDFKQYQVLKQNPFWWTHQRHDGKLWNLNNYRTDMIQALGGVEGILEHTLFKGTYFPTWEGLFWEKASGFEESMKWKKLTNAQRSGLNQIPNRRFTLWWSPTINRANVYVGFQVQLDLTGIFMHGKIPTLKISLIQIFRAHLWQKIHESIVMDLCQVFDQELDALEIETVQKETIHPRKSYKMNSSCADILLFASYKWNVSRPSLLADSKDVMDSTTTQKYWIDIQLRWGDYDSHDIERYARAKFLDYTTDNMSIYPSPTGVLIAIDLAYNLHSAYGNWFPGSKPLIQQAMAKIMKANPALYVLRERIRKGLQLYSSEPTEPYLSSQNYGELFSNQIIWFVDDTNVYRVTIHKTFEGNLTTKPINGAIFIFNPRTGQLFLKIIHTSVWAGQKRLGQLAKWKTAEEVAALIRSLPVEEQPKQIIVTRKGMLDPLEVHLLDFPNIVIKGSELQLPFQACLKVEKFGDLILKATEPQMVLFNLYDDWLKTISSYTAFSRLILILRALHVNNDRAKVILKPDKTTITEPHHIWPTLTDEEWIKVEVQLKDLILADYGKKNNVNVASLTQSEIRDIILGMEISAPSQQRQQIAEIEKQTKEQSQLTATQTRTVNKHGDEIITSTTSNYETQTFSSKTEWRVRAISAANLHLRTNHIYVSSDDIKETGYTYILPKNVLKKFICISDLRAQIAGYLYGVSPPDNPQVKEIRCIVMVPQWGTHQTVHLPGQLPQHEYLKEMEPLGWIHTQPNESPQLSPQDVTTHAKVMADNPSWDGEKTIIITCSFTPGSCTLTAYKLTPSGYEWGRQNTDKGNNPKGYLPSHYERVQMLLSDRFLGFFMVPAQGSWNYNFMGVRHDPNMKYELQLANPKEFYHEVHRPSHFLNFALLQEGEVYSADREDLYA; via the exons ATGGCCGCTGTGTTCCCGTACCGCGGCGGCTGCGCCCCGGTGCCCAACCCGCTGGCGCCGCTGCCCGACTACATGTCtgaggagaagctgcaggagaAAG CCCGcaagtggcagcagctgcaggccaAGCGCTATGCGGAGAAGAGGAAATTCGGGTTCGTGGACGCGCAGAAGGAGGACATGCCCCCCGAGCACGTCCGAAAAATCATCCGCGACCACGGCGACATGACCAACAGGAAGTTCCGGCACGACAAGCGCGTCTACCTGGG AGCTCTGAAGTACATGCCTCATGCTGTGCTGAAGCTCCTAGAGAACATGCCAATGCCCTGGGAGCAAATCCGAGATGTCCCAGTCCTGTACCACATCACTGGTGCCATCTCCTTTGTGAATGAGATTCCGTGGGTCATCGAGCCTGTGTACATTGCTCAGTGGGG GTCAATGTGGATTATGATGAGGCGGGAGAAGAGGGACAGGCGTCACTTCAAGAGGATGAGATTCCCCCCATTTGATGACGAAGAGCCCCCTCTGGATTATGCTGATAACATCCTGGATGTGGAGCCTCTGGAAGCAATTCAGCTCGAGCTGGATCCGGAGGAGGATGCCCCCGTGCTGGACTGGTTCTATGACCACCAGCCACTGAAGGACAACAGGAA GTACGTCAACGGCTCGACGTACCAGCGCTGGCAGTTCACGCTGCCCATGATGTCTACGCTGTACCGCCTGGCCAACCAGCTGCTCACCGACCTTGTGGATGACAACTACTTCTACTTGTTTGACCTGAAAGCATTCTTTACCTCCAAGGCGCTGAACATGGCTATTCCTGGAGGTCCCAAGTTTGAGCCCCTTGTCAGAGACATCAATCTTCA gGATGAAGACTGGAATGAATTTAATGACATCAATAAAATTATCATTAGGCAGCCAATCAGGACAGAGTACAAAATTGCTTTCCCGTACCTGTACAATAACCTGCCGCACCATGTCCACCTCACCTG GTATCATACTCCAAatgttgttttcattaaaacagaagATCCTGATCTCCCAGCGTTCTACTTCGATCCACTGATCAACCCCATTTCACACAGACATTCTGTCAAG AGCCAGGAACCACTGCCTGATGATGATGAAGAGTTTGAACTGCCAGAGTTTGTGGAACCTTTCCTGAAGGATACCCCGCTATACACAGACAACACAGCGAATGGCATTGCCCTGCTGTGGGCCCCGCGGCCCTTCAACTTGAGGTCTGGGAGGACCCGGAGAGCTCTTGATATCCCACTGGTCAAGAACTG GTACCGTGAGCACTGCCCAGCAGGCCAGCCAGTCAAAGTGCGAGTTTCCTACCAGAAGCTCCTGAAATACTATGTTCTGAATGCCCTCAAGCACAGACCTCCCAAGGCTCAGAAAAAGAG ATACCTGTTCCGCTCCTTCAAGGCTACCAAGTTTTTCCAGTCGACGAAGCTGGACTGGGTGGAAGTCGGTCTGCAGGTGTGTCGCCAGGGCTACAACATGCTGAACTTACTGATCCACCGGAAGAACCTGAACTACCTGCACTTGGACTACAACTTTAACCTGAAGCCTGTGAAGACCCTCACCACTAAG gaaagaaaaaaatcccgTTTTGGTAATGCATTCCATCTGTGCCGAGAGGTCCTGCGGCTGACTAAGCTGGTGGTGGACAGCCATGTCCAGTACAGACTGGGAAATGTGGATGCATTTCAG TTGGCAGATGGTCTGCAGTACATCTTTGCCCATGTGGGTCAGCTCACGGGGATGTACCGGTACAAGTACAAACTGATGAGGCAGATTCGCATGTGCAAGGACCTCAAACATCTCATCTACTACAGGTTTAACACA GGACCTGTGGGCAAAGGTCCTGGCTGTGGCTTCTGGGCTCCAGGCTGGAGAGTGTGGCTGTTTTTCATGAGGGGCATCACCCCACTGCTGGAACGTTGGCTGGGGAATCTGCTGGCCAGGCAGTTTGAAG GCCGTCACTCAAAGGGTGTCGCAAAGACTGTCACAAAGCAGCGTGTGGAGTCTCACTTTGACCTGGAGCTGAGGGCAGCTGTGATGCACGACATTCTGGATATGATGCCAGAAGGAATCAAACAGAACAAAGCTAGAACCATCCTGCAGCACCTGAGTGAGGCTTGGCGGTGCTGGAAGGCCAATATTCCCTGGAAG gtgccagggctgccaactCCTATTGAGAACATGATCCTGAGGTATGTGAAGGCGAAAGCTGACTGGTGGACAAATACAGCTCACTACAACAGGGAGCGGATCCGCCGTGGTGCCACTGTAGACAAAACAGTCTGTAAGAAGAATCTGGGCCGGCTGACCAGACTCTACCTAAAAGCTGAGCAGGAACGGCAGCATAATTACCTGAAG GATGGGCCTTACATCACTGCGGAGGAGGCTGTTGCTGTGTACACAACCACAGTGCactggctggagagcaggaggttCTCCCCCATTCCTTTCCCCCCACTGTCCTACAAGCATGACACCAAGTTGCTTATATTAGccctggagaggctgaaggaagCTTACAG tGTGAAGTCGCGCCTGAATCAGTCGCAGAGAGAGGAACTGGGCTTGATTGAGCAGGCTTATGATAATCCCCACGAAGCTTTGTCCAGAATCAAGCGACACCTTTTGACTCAGAGAGCCTTCAAGGAG gtgGGAATTGAGTTCATGGATCTCTACAGCCACTTAGTCCCTGTTTATGATGTTGAGCCCTTGGAGAAAATCACAGATGCTTATCTGGATCAGTACTTGTGGTATGAGGCTGATAAGCGACGACTCTTCCCTCCATGGATCAAACCTGCTGACACTGAACCTCCGCCACTGTTGGTGTACAAATGGTGCCAAG GCATTAATAATCTGCAAGATGTTTGGGAAACGAGTGAAGGTGAATGCAACGTTATGCTGGAATCTCGATTTGAGAAGATGTATGAAAAGATTGACCTGACACTTCTCAACAGGCTGTTGCGTCTTATTGTGGATCACAACATTGCTGACTACATGACAGCCAAGAACAACGTGGTCATCAACTACAAG GACATGAATCACACAAACTCCTACGGGATTATCCGTGGGCTGCAGTTTGCTTCCTTCATTGTCCAGTATTATGGGCTTGTGATGGACCTGCTGGTGCTGGGTCTACACCGGGCCAGTGAAATGGCTGGGCCTCCCCAGATGCCAAATGACTTCCTCAGCTTCCAAGATGTTGCCACAGAGGTGGCCCATCCCATCCGCCTCTTCTGCAGATACATTGACCGGATTCACATCTTCTTCAG gtttacaGCTGACGAGGCAAGAGACCTGATTCAGCGGTACCTGACAGAGCATCCAGATCCCAACAATGAGAACATTGTAGGCTACAACAACAAGAAGTGCTGGCCCCGGGATGCCAGGATGCGCCTCATGAAGCATGACGTGAACCT TGGCCGTGCTGTATTCTGGGATATCAAGAACCGTTTGCCTCGGTCAGTCACCACGGTGCAGTGGGAGAACAGCTTTGTGTCCGTGTACAGCAAGGACAACCCCAACCTGCTGTTCAACATGTGTGGGTTTGAGTGCCGCATCCTGCCCAAGTGCCGCACCAGCTACGAGGAGTTCACCCACAAGGACGGGGTCTGGAACCTGCAGAATGAG GTCACCAAGGAACGAACAGCTCAGTGCTTCCTGCGTGTGGATGATGAGTCTATGCAGAGGTTTCACAACAGAGTGAGACAGATCCTCATGGCCTCTGGCTCTACGACCTTCACTAAG ATTGTCAATAAATGGAACACAGCTCTGATTGGCTTGATGACATATTTCCGGGAAGCTGTTGTAAATACTCAGGAGTTGCTTGATTTGCTGGTGAAGTGTGAGAATAAAATCCAGACTCGAATCAAAATTGGCCTGAATTCCAAAATGCCCAGCCGTTTTCCTCCAGTGGTGTTTTACACCCCTAAAGAGCTGGGTGGGCTGGGCATGCTCTCCATGGGCCACGTTCTCATCCCACAGTCCGACCTGag GTGGTCCAAGCAGACAGATGTTGGCATCACTCACTTTCGCTCAGGAATGAGTCACGAGGAGGACCAGCTCATCCCAAATTTGTATCGTTACATCCAGCCATGGGAAAGTGAATTCATTGACTCTCAGAGGGTGTGGGCAGAGTATGCCCTTAAGCGCCAAGAGGCCATAGCCCAGAACAG GCGTCTGACACTCGAGGATCTGGAGGACTCGTGGGACAGAGGAATTCCTCGTATCAATACCCTCTTCCAGAAGGACCGGCACACCCTGGCTTATGATAAAGGATGGAGAGTCAGGACTGACTTCAAACAGTATCAG GTGCTGAAGCAGAACCCGTTCTGGTGGACACACCAGCGCCACGATGGCAAACTCTGGAATCTGAATAACTACCGCACGGATATGATCCAGGCTCTTGGTGGGGTGGAAGGAATCCTGGAACACACTCTCTTCAAGGGCACTTACTTCCCCACATGGGAGGGTCTCTTCTG GGAGAAGGCCAGTGGCTTTGAGGAGTCCATGAAGTGGAAGAAGCTGACAAATGCCCAGAGATCAGGTTTGAACCAAATTCCAAACAGAAGATTCACGCTATGGTGGTCTCCTACCATTAACAGAGCCAAT GTCTATGTTGGGTTTCAGGTGCAGCTGGATTTGACAGGCATCTTTATGCATGGCAAGATCCCCACTCTGAAGATTTCCCTCATTCAGATTTTCCGAGCTCACTTGTGGCAGAAGATCCACGAGAGCATCGTAATGGATTTGTGTCAG GTGTTTGATCAAGAGTTGGATGCTCTGGAGATTGAGACAGTGCAGAAGGAGACAATCCATCCCAGGAAGTCATACAAGATGAATTCCTCATGTGCGGATATCCTTCTCTTTGCTTCCTATAAGTGGAATGTGTCACGTCCCTCATTGCTCGCAGATTCCAA GGATGTGATGGACAGCACCACCACTCAGAAGTACTGGATAGACATCCAGCTCCGCTGGGGAGATTACGATTCCCATGACATCGAGCGCTATGCAAGAGCCAAGTTCCTGGACTACACTACAGACAACATGAGTATCTATCCATCTCCCACTGGTGTGCTCATTGCCATTGACCTGGCCTACAACTTGCACAG TGCTTATGGGAACtggttccctgggagcaaaccTCTGATCCAGCAGGCTATGGCCAAAATTATGAAGGCAAATCCTGCCCTGTATGTGTTGAGAGAACGAATCCGCAAGGGGCTGCAGCTCTACTCCTCAGAGCCCACGGAGCCATACCTTTCCTCCCAGAACTATGGAGAACTCTTCTCCAACCAGATCATCTGGTTTGTGGATGACACCAATGTGTACAGAGTGACCATTCACAAG ACTTTTGAAGGGAATTTGACCACAAAACCCATCAATGGAGCCATTTTCATCTTCAATCCCAGAACTGGCCAGCTCTTCCTGAAGATCATCCATACATCTGTGTGGGCAGGACAGAAGCGTCTGGGGCAG CTGGCCAAGTGGAAGACTGCTGAAGAAGTGGCTGCCTTGATCCGATCCCTTCCTGTGGAGGAGCAGCCTAAGCAGATCATAGTGACCCGGAAGGGCATGTTGGACCCACTCGAG GTGCACTTGCTGGATTTCCCCAATATTGTGATCAAAGGCTCAGAGTTGCAGCTGCCCTTCCAGGCCTGTCTGAAAGTGGAAAAGTTTGGTGATCTCATCCTGAAGGCTACTGAACCCCAGATGGTTCTCTTCAATCTCTATGATGACTGGCTGAAAACCATCTCTTCCTACACA GCATTCTCCCGTCTGATCCTGATTCTCCGGGCGCTGCACGTGAATAATGATCGAGCCAAAGTTATTCTGAAACCAGATAAGACTACCATCACTGAGCCTCACCACATCTGGCCAACCCTGACAGATGAAGAGTGGATCAAGGTAGAGGTGCAGCTGAAGGATCTCATCCTGGCAGACTATGGGAAAAAGAACAA TGTGAATGTTGCATCCCTAACACAGTCAGAGATCAGAGACATTATCCTGGGCATGGAGATCTCTGCCCCGTctcagcagagacagcagaTTGCAGAAATTGAGAAGCAAACCAAGGAGCAGTCCCAGCTGACAGCCACACAGACCCGCACCGTGAACAAACACGGGGATGAAATCATCACCTCCACCACCAGCAACTATGAAACACAGACCTTCTCCTCCAAGACTGAGTGGCGGGTCAG AGCCATTTCTGCTGCCAACCTCCACCTGCGGACAAACCACATCTATGTCTCGTCAGATGACATAAAAGAGACAGGTTATACATACATTCTTCCCAAGAACGTGTTGAAGAAGTTCATCTGCATCTCAGACCTGCGGGCCCAG ATCGCAGGTTACCTGTATGGAGTGAGCCCTCCAGATAACCCCCAGGTGAAGGAGATCCGGTGCATTGTGATGGTGCCGCAGTGGGGAACACACCAGACTGTGCatctcccagggcagctgccaCAGCATGAGTACCTCAAG GAAATGGAACCTCTGGGGTGGATTCACACTCAACCAAATGAGTCCCCTCAGCTCTCACCGCAGGATGTCACCACCCATGCCAAGGTCATGGCTGACAAcccctcctgggatggggagAAGACCATCATCATCACCTGCAG tTTCACACCCGGCTCCTGCACGCTGACAGCCTACAAACTGACCCCAAGTGGATACGAGTGGGGTCGGCAGAACACGGACAAAGGGAACAACCCCAAGGGCTACCTGCCATCCCACTATGAGAGGGTGCAGATGCTGCTGTCTGACCGCTTCCTTGGCTTCTTCATGGTCCCAGCGCAGGGGTCCTGGAACTACAACTTCATGG GTGTTCGCCACGACCCCAACATGAAGTACGAGCTGCAGCTCGCCAACCCCAAGGAGTTTTACCACGAGGTCCATCGCCCCTCTCACTTCCTCAACTTCGcgctgctgcaggagggggaGGTTTACTCTGCCGACCGCGAGGATCTCTACGCCTAA